A single genomic interval of Halorubrum aethiopicum harbors:
- the purD gene encoding phosphoribosylamine--glycine ligase, with amino-acid sequence MTETVLLVGGGGREHAIARALADDCSLYACASNRNPGIRRLADGLETVEETDADGIAAFATEVDADLAVIGPESALEAGVADALDDAGVYAFGPREAEARLETDKAYQRRFMREADVPGCPDFEVFDDMDAACAYIDEYDGDLAVKPAGLTGGKGVKVIGDQVTAEEAKTYLRESGYDRVVLEERLVGEEFTVQAFVADGEFRATPAVQDHKRAYEGDEGPNTGGMGSYSDTGPSLPFMEDGDYEAALDVLDAVVDALPDYKGVLYGQFMLTATGPKVVEFNARFGDPEAMNTLPVLETPFIDVLTAARDGDALPELEFSGEATVCKYAVPDGYPTDPDGGARIAVDEESVGDALLYYASVDEREDGIYTTTSRSFAVVGRGDSIAAAEAEADAALSAAGDRVRIRHDIGKPELLEKRTEHMAELRE; translated from the coding sequence ATGACGGAGACCGTGCTCTTAGTCGGCGGCGGCGGGCGCGAACACGCCATCGCCCGAGCGCTCGCCGACGACTGTTCGCTGTACGCCTGCGCGAGCAACCGAAACCCCGGCATCCGGCGGCTCGCGGACGGCCTCGAGACGGTCGAGGAGACCGACGCGGACGGGATCGCCGCCTTCGCGACCGAGGTGGACGCGGACCTCGCGGTCATCGGTCCGGAGTCCGCGCTCGAGGCCGGCGTTGCGGACGCACTGGACGACGCCGGCGTGTACGCGTTCGGCCCGCGGGAGGCGGAGGCGCGGCTGGAGACGGACAAGGCGTACCAGCGCCGGTTCATGCGCGAGGCGGACGTGCCCGGCTGTCCGGACTTCGAGGTCTTCGACGACATGGACGCCGCCTGCGCGTACATCGACGAGTACGACGGCGACCTCGCGGTGAAGCCCGCCGGCCTCACCGGCGGCAAGGGCGTGAAGGTGATCGGCGACCAGGTCACCGCCGAGGAGGCGAAGACGTACCTCCGGGAGTCCGGCTACGACCGGGTCGTCCTCGAGGAGCGGCTGGTCGGCGAGGAGTTCACCGTCCAGGCGTTCGTCGCCGACGGCGAGTTCCGCGCGACGCCGGCGGTCCAGGACCACAAGCGCGCCTACGAGGGCGACGAGGGGCCGAACACTGGCGGAATGGGCTCGTACTCGGACACCGGACCCTCGCTGCCGTTCATGGAAGACGGCGACTACGAGGCGGCGCTCGACGTGCTCGACGCCGTCGTCGACGCGCTCCCCGACTACAAGGGCGTCCTCTACGGTCAGTTCATGCTGACCGCGACGGGACCGAAGGTGGTCGAGTTCAACGCGCGGTTCGGCGACCCGGAGGCGATGAACACGCTGCCGGTCCTCGAGACGCCGTTCATCGACGTGTTGACCGCCGCCCGCGACGGCGACGCGCTGCCGGAACTCGAGTTCTCCGGGGAGGCGACCGTGTGTAAGTACGCCGTTCCGGACGGGTACCCGACGGACCCCGACGGCGGCGCGCGGATCGCGGTCGACGAGGAGAGCGTCGGCGACGCGCTGCTCTACTACGCGAGCGTCGACGAGCGCGAGGACGGGATCTACACGACCACGTCGCGGTCGTTCGCGGTCGTCGGCCGCGGCGACTCCATCGCGGCCGCGGAGGCCGAGGCGGACGCGGCGCTGTCGGCGGCGGGAGACCGCGTCCGGATCCGTCACGACATCGGGAA